A region of Dioscorea cayenensis subsp. rotundata cultivar TDr96_F1 chromosome 5, TDr96_F1_v2_PseudoChromosome.rev07_lg8_w22 25.fasta, whole genome shotgun sequence DNA encodes the following proteins:
- the LOC120261143 gene encoding LOW QUALITY PROTEIN: uncharacterized protein LOC120261143 (The sequence of the model RefSeq protein was modified relative to this genomic sequence to represent the inferred CDS: inserted 2 bases in 1 codon): MSIERTFEPWEEMQRHGQDLADRLAQGFNGLIQSHISAPPFPXGLQGSTKTPFDADFNPILDIGSRIGQAGADFGSCLHGLVHQFFRRFPAPFRQEEGDATVVRADLEGRKRDGAVEMRGSGAGEVVGLAAEQVGVWGLPEASKGGGLEELTDEEGLEADRRATEHFGMSQGSINITSTYNSRTNDYEGSLVAKGDMWRVEASRGGSTSGNENSSLFLVQLGPVLLVRDTTLLLPVHLSKKHLLWYGYDRKNGMHSLCPAIWSKHRWLLMSMICLNPLALSFMDLQFPNGHLTYVAGEGLTTSAFLPCFGGLLQAHSQYPGKTRFSFSCKNKRGTRITPMVQWPDKSFSLGVVQALAWKRCGLMMRPTIEFSICPTFGGSNPGLHAELVHSVKEKLSLICGYSGMGHPSAFVSVSLGRSKWNKNVGKYGIVIRAETPVSHLVQPSFSIQLNLGTEF; encoded by the exons ATGTCGATCGAGAGAACGTTCGAGCCATGGGAGGAGATGCAGCGCCATGGCCAGGACCTCGCTGACCGCCTCGCCCAGGGCTTCAATGGCCTCATCCAGTCCCACATCAGTGCTCCGCCATTCCC TGGCCTCCAGGGCTCCACGAAGACGCCATTCGATGCGGATTTTAATCCGATTCTTGACATCGGGAGCCGGATCGGTCAGGCTGGGGCTGATTTCGGTTCTTGCCTTCATGGACTTGTGCATCAGTTCTTTCGGAGGTTTCCGGCGCCGTTTCGGCAAGAAGAGGGGGATGCGACGGTGGTTAGGGCTGATTTGGAGGGGAGGAAGAGGGATGGGGCTGTGGAGATGCGGGGAAGTGGTGCGGGTGAGGTGGTTGGATTGGCGGCTGAGCAGGTCGGGGTTTGGGGCTTGCCGGAAGCTTCGAAGGGCGGGGGTTTGGAAGAGCTTACTGATGAGGAGGGGCTCGAAGCTGATCGTAGAGCTACCGAGCATTTTGGCATGTCCCAG GGGAGCATTAACATAACATCCACGTATAACAGTAGAACCAACGACTATGAGGGCTCTTTAGTTGCAAAAGGAGACATGTGGAGAGTTGAGGCATCCCGTGGTGGTTCAACTTCAGGGAATGAAAATTCCTCTCTTTTCCTTGTCCAATTGGGCCCTGTGTTGCTTGTGCGTGATACAACCCTTCTTTTGCCTGTTCATTTATCAAAGAAACACTTGCTTTGGTATGGCTACGATCGCAAG AATGGAATGCATTCACTCTGTCCAGCCATATGGTCAAAGCATAGATGGTTGTTGATGTCAATGATCTGTCTCAATCCATTGGCTCTT TCCTTCATGGATTTGCAGTTCCCAAATGGGCATCTGACATATGTTGCTGGCGAGGGGTTAACTACAAGTGCCTTTCTTCCGTGTTTTGGTGGTTTACTTCAAGCTCACAGTCAATATCCAGGAAAAACTAGATTTAGTTTCTCTTGTAAG AATAAGCGTGGAACACGAATTACTCCCATGGTGCAGTGGCCTGATAAGTCCTTCTCACTTGGAGTTGTACAAGCCTTGGCTTGGAAGAGATGTGGTCTCATGATGAGACCAACCATTGAATTCAG CATCTGTCCTACTTTTGGTGGAAGCAATCCTGGATTACATGCTGAGCTTGTCCATTCCGTGAAGGAAAAGCTCAGTCTGATTTGTGGTTATTCGGGGATGGGTCATCCATCTGCTTTCGTCTCTGTTTCC CTTGGGAGATCCAAGTGGAATAAGAACGTCGGAAAGTACGGTATTGTCATAAGAGCGGAAACTCCTGTAAGCCACCTTGTCCAGCCATCCTTTTCGATCCAGTTGAACCTCGGTACGGAGTTTTGA
- the LOC120260105 gene encoding uncharacterized protein LOC120260105 encodes MNTTKLICWNYRGISSRDTSSRVFRIIQSHKPAVVCLVETRADSDRLDRFCRKIPKTWDWAAVLANGFSGGIIVMWHKSIGRVSPIAVSRRALHIIITDNSSNAFLISVVYNSYRICNQCYLWNELSRITLLQIPWLIVGDFNSVLHTTEHKGGPANYYERKTRFFLDFVEYNNLIDLNYTGPAFTWCNNQSGLARRWARLDRCLINLAWADFFKSNTLKHLNRAFSDHAPLFLLSSLSTSPPKKIFRFDNSWFDLIGCHNAVRDAWGLSPHGNPMQAFTHLLSRTRYNLCGWRYSGFNKVESALINLDNDINNLENSDFNTISQFLLMDRYANLSALQRQCSVKWAQRARLQWINDGDKNTSFFHALTHIRAYTNCISQVVDSSGNTCNKLPHIEQAFLHYYKNLWTTPNNTSVDILGALPTALPCLSASESDMLCREVSKDEVYRTIARLPAVSLLVLMGSTRNFT; translated from the coding sequence ATGAATACGACTAAACTCATTTGCTGGAACTACAGGGGCATCTCCTCGCGAGACACCTCTTCCCGGGTTTTTCGGATCATTCAATCCCATAAACCAGCTGTGGTTTGTCTTGTTGAAACCAGAGCCGACTCTGACCGGTTAGATCGCTTTTGTAGGAAGATCCCCAAGACTTGGGATTGGGCCGCCGTGCTTGCCAACGGCTTTTCCGGCGGCATCATTGTCATGTGGCATAAATCCATTGGCAGGGTTTCTCCTATCGCTGTGTCCAGACGTGCcttacatattattattactgatAACTCCTCCAATGCCTTCCTTATCTCCGTTGTATATAACTCGTATCGCATTTGTAATCAGTGTTACCTTTGGAATGAGCTCTCGAGGATCACCCTTCTTCAAATCCCTTGGCTTATTGTGGGAGACTTCAATTCGGTGCTCCACACGACTGAGCATAAGGGAGGCCCTGCAAACTACTATGAGCGGAAAACCCGTTTTTTCCTCGACTTTGTGGAGTATAACAATTTGATTGATCTTAACTATACAGGTCCAGCTTTCACTTGGTGTAACAATCAGTCTGGGCTAGCTCGGCGCTGGGCTCGTCTCGACAGATGCCTTATTAATCTTGCTTGGGCCGattttttcaaatcaaacacattaaaGCATCTCAACCGCGCTTTCTCTGATCACgctcctctttttcttctctcctctCTGTCTACCTCGCCTCCTAAAAAAATTTTCCGTTTTGATAATAGTTGGTTTGATCTTATAGGTTGCCATAATGCCGTTCGGGATGCCTGGGGTTTGTCGCCGCATGGGAATCCTATGCAAGCCTTCACGCATCTCTTGTCTCGAACCCGTTACAATCTTTGTGGTTGGCGTTATTCCGGATTTAACAAGGTTGAATCTGCTCTCATTAATCTTGACAATGATATCAATAATCTGGAAAACTCTGACTTCAATACCATATCTCAATTCCTCCTCATGGATCGCTACGCTAACCTCTCTGCCTTGCAGCGTCAGTGTAGTGTCAAGTGGGCTCAGCGTGCCCGTTTACAGTGGATTAACGATGGGGATAAGAATACCAGTTTCTTCCATGCCCTTACCCATATTCGTGCATATACTAATTGTATCTCGCAAGTCGTGGATTCCTCTGGAAACACGTGTAACAAGCTCCCACACATTGAACAAGCCTTTCTTCATTACTATAAGAATCTCTGGACCACTCCGAATAATACTTCTGTTGATATTCTTGGCGCCCTTCCCACCGCCCTGCCATGTCTATCTGCTTCAGAGTCGGACATGCTGTGTCGGGAAGTTTCTAAAGATGAAGTGTATCGTACCATCGCGCGCCTCCCCGCAGTAAGTCTCCTGGTCCTGATGGGTTCAACTCGGAATTTTACTTGA